One Triticum urartu cultivar G1812 unplaced genomic scaffold, Tu2.1 TuUngrouped_contig_6526, whole genome shotgun sequence DNA segment encodes these proteins:
- the LOC125530735 gene encoding uncharacterized protein LOC125530735, with protein sequence MRKRRSERSAAPVGAMHNANRIFQDGFRMCNSANIVSVNIVSSDYGYPLNVYGSIIARDSLDRKCVYLFQRGEDDCQNITSKKDPLVLTGPKRGLMIFDSIIFEVDLKVKVVNSRKVNDKRVSKGLMEINGISRLSFPPKYKVQTETLVSMHSTLDLNYTFVRKAVEGTVEMRILEAGPVNFHGKIIARTSSFPCDIMLHDSKLAGMLIAGEGGILQTARRVVSVSVDETLLFTIATATGGVRTVEFTPKHGSYVHCASLIPYVPG encoded by the exons ATGAGGAAGAGACGGAGCGAGAGGAGTGCTG CACCTGTTGGTGCGATGCACAATGCTAACAGGATCTTCCAAGATGGGTTCCGGATGTGCAACTCGGCTAATATTGTCTCGGTCAATATTGTTTCCTCTGACTATGGATACCCGCTCAATGTATACGGCTCCATCATAGCTAGGGACAGTCTGGATCGCAAATGCGTCTATTTATTCCAGCGTGGCGAGGACGATTGCCAGAACATCACCTCCAAG AAGGATCCGTTGGTTCTCACTGGCCCGAAGAGAGGGCTGATGATATTTGATTCAATAATTTTTGAAGTTGATCTCAAGGTCAAGGTTGTGAATAGCAGAAAGGTCAATGACAAGAGAGTTAGCAAAGGCCTAATGGAGATTAATGGCATCTCCAGACTGTCATTTCCACCGAAATACAAGGTTCAAACCGAAACGCTTGTCAGCATGCACAGCACATTGGATTTAAACTACACGTTTGTAAGAAAGGCGGTGGAGGGCACCGTTGAGATGAGGATCCTTGAGGCGGGACCTGTTAATTTCCATGGGAAAATCATCGCTCGCACTAGCAGCTTTCCATGTGACATTATGCTACATGATAGCAAACTTGCTGGGATGCTAATAGCTGGTGAGGGTGGGATCCTGCAAACAGCGCGCCGCGTGGTCAGTGTCTCGGTTGATGAGACGCTCCTGTTTACTATTGCCACTGCTACAGGCGGTGTCCGCACTGTCGAGTTTACTCCAAAGCACGGCAGCTATGTCCATTGTGCATCGCTGATTCCTTATGTTCCTGGTTGA
- the LOC125530737 gene encoding uncharacterized protein LOC125530737: MAGGDSSSSSSSTAREEGRASARLWKKQKLQQQEEEEKGPNPLDPRFSDYDPKEGDYVFTRFQHSTLDLHMESPVGAMHNTNRIFPEEGFRFCNSANIVSVSIVSSDYGYPLNVYGTIIARDSLDRQRIYLFQRAKDDCQNISSKNDVLVLTGPKRGLMICDSIIFEVDLKVKDVNGRKVKDERVSKGLMEINGIKRLSYPPKYQVQTEKLVSMHSTLDLNYTFVRNAVEGTVEARMILEEGPVDYFHGKIVAHTSSFPCDIMLHDSELAGMLTAGEGGILQTARRVVSVSVDETLLLTVAAATSGVGTVEFTPKRGSYDEEKITCGDYKMLVKVTWSIVCW, encoded by the exons ATGGCCGGCGGcgattcttcttcttcttcttcttccacggcgAGAGAGGAGGGGAGGGCGAGCGCGCGGCTGTGGAAGAAGCAGAAGCTGCAGCAGCAGGAGGAGGAAGAGAAGGGGCCGAATCCTCTGGACCCAAGGTTCAGCGACTACGACCCCAAGGAAGGCGATTACGTCTTCACCCGCTTCCAACACTCTACGCTCGACCTCCACATGGAGT CACCTGTTGGTGCTATGCACAATACTAACAGGATCTTCCCAGAGGAGGGGTTCCGGTTCTGTAACTCGGCAAATATTGTCTCGGTCAGTATCGTTTCCTCCGACTATGGATACCCGCTCAATGTCTACGGCACCATCATAGCCAGGGACAGTCTGGATCGCCAACGCATCTATTTATTCCAGCGTGCCAAGGACGATTGCCAGAACATCAGCTCCAAG AATGATGTGTTGGTTTTGACTGGCCCGAAGAGAGGACTGATGATATGTGATTCAATAATCTTTGAAGTTGATCTGAAGGTCAAGGATGTGAATGGTAGAAAGGTGAAGGACGAGAGAGTTAGCAAAGGCTTAATGGAGATTAATGGCATCAAAAGACTCTCATATCCACCGAAATACCAGGTTCAAACGGAAAAACTTGTCAGCATGCACAGCACATTGGATTTGAACTACACGTTTGTAAGGAATGCGGTGGAGGGCACCGTTGAGGCGAGGATGATCCTTGAGGAGGGACCTGTTGATTATTTCCATGGGAAAATCGTCGCTCACACTAGCAGCTTTCCATGTGACATTATGCTACATGATAGCGAACTTGCTGGGATGCTAACAGCCGGTGAAGGTGGAATCCTGCAAACAGCACGCCGCGTGGTCAGCGTCTCTGTTGATGAGACGCTCCTGTTGACCGTTGCCGCTGCTACCAGTGGTGTCGGCACTGTTGAGTTTACTCCAAAGCGTGGCAGCTATGATGAAGAGAAAATCACTTGCGGCGACTATAAGATGCTGGTGAAGGTCACTTGGTCCATTGTGTGCTGGTGA